DNA sequence from the Daphnia pulex isolate KAP4 chromosome 8, ASM2113471v1 genome:
GTTCTCGTATGCCAAGGCGAGAAatggtatttttaaagaagacaATATCATTGATAATTCAGCCAACATGGCTACCTTGAAGGTGACtttatcttttaattattttttcattcctaTATCTTTTACAGCtgaaaaattagtaaaaagaTGTAACAATTGGTTAATTCCCCTATCTATGCAGAGTGCCATCGGATCTGCTGGagatattttcattattccaCACCGGGACTTACTTCTTCCAACGGATCCAGTCGGCATACGAGTAAAATGCCCTGATTGCGGTGAAAACATTCTGTCCTGTGACAGCAGAGTGCATTCTGCCACCCATCTACGGTAGGACTATAGCATATTTTGAATAACGGGGTGAATATTATTTGCATATTTAGCATATTTATTTTAggttttattttcctatttagggatgcaattttttttgtctagaAGGGGCAAAAATAaccaacgaaagaaaaaaagtaaacaggGATGCTGATGGACCAAAGGATGGCGATTAAAGATCCACGTACGTCCTTCGCAAATTCTTCGTCTTTTATCATATTTCAAATTCTGACTGCCATTGCGATGGGCAGAACAACTAAGATTAATGTTAAACGCGGTTAAACGTAATGTATTCAAGTTTGTATTTCGTTTATTTGTGTTAGTGTATTCTCGAGTGTATGCTTGACCTTGTTTTTTACGTGGATCTTTGCACTTAGAAAATAATACAGATTTGGAACTTCCAATCTCAATCTTTTCAGttagaattagaaaaataatacagATTTAAAAACTTCTATCTATTCAAAATAATAGCATAAACTGTTCcgtttcaacaaaaaaatattgatgtaGTTCAaaatttgaccgctagattgCGGtggcgtttttctttttttttcgatttttttttcatgtcgtAAACGGCGCGCCATAACGCAAAATTTCCCTTACACGAACAACgctgatgaaaatattttaaacagcAGCGCCTCAGGTGGCAAAACTTTAAACCAAGTAAACAGGACCCAAAGTAATAAAGCAAAAGTAATAAGCAACAGTGTCTAGAAGTTACGATTTACGAATATAGGCTCGCGACTAGTGAAAAACCAGcaggaaacaaaatttgagtCTCTAACAAGTGCAACTGCTGCCGATTAATTTGCGAAAGGCCAGTCACCCGTCGCTCTCAGTCTCAGTAATTTGGTGCCTCTTGGAATAAGGGAGTGTGGTTTACCCTCCTAGTGGCTCCAATAACagctttttggctttttgtttgGTATTTTCATTTGGTAGGGTATTTGTTTATGTTAGCAATCAGAGCTGCTTATGTTTAAATTAAAGGACGGGCGATTTGGCATGGGAGAAGCCTAAAGGTTTGAATCTACATTCAATCtcgtaactttttttaaacattttcttcggTGTTTTCGGTGTTTTCCCGCTACGGTGGAGCGAGAAGGCGCACGGCTTTTCGGATCAACTTTCAAAAAGGTTTGTAGCGGTTCTCTCCAAAGTCCAGAATGAAATGGACAAAATTGTGGAGAGGCAAATAATCGTACTGTACTCACAGCAGCACTTAAATTTTGGTATAATAAAACACAGTACTGtgataaacaaatatttaagttttttaaatctatgcttaaaaaatttactttctcTATAATCAGATAAACCTGGACAAATCCAGGGCTTTTATTTTGAACACACAAGGACGAGGAAACCTCAATGGCCACTGCGATATTATGACGTTTATATTTAAGCGACGACATATGGACGGGAAAACTCAATGAAAATTGCAATACTATTTCTTGCAATccattttatgttatttttattaaagttaagaagtttaaaaacacaaaaataagatGCAAAATTATGGATTTGTATCCATCCATAAACTTACTTAcacctataataataataataaaaattaatatgtCAAGGTTTGGTAAAATACTTCTTGCCAGTAATACTTAGTACCTTAATTTCTAAGGAATTTTGAAGGATTCGAGGGAAGTTATggtaattcaaatgaaattacttaaattattataatgaaatgttttgatATTGAGGCCTGACCAACGAAGAATTCCAAATTATTTGGAACCACATCGATTTCCCCCCTTCGTCTTCCTTGGAACTCGACGAGTGAGAGACAAACATCTAAGGCtgagaaatctaaaaatttgtataattTAGATAAAACAAACGACAGATTATTGAAAGAATTACTAAAATTGTTATCATCTCCCCGGCAGATATTGACGAAGAAGATTTTTCGCTTCCCCAATAGCCCTGGGCACTTAAGACCTTCGAAGATATTTGCCTTTGAGGATATTCAACCTTCATTGACGATGAGTCAGACAGCTCGAAGACGTTGTGAAGTCCTTGTGACGATATAGCAGCTTTCCAATTTACTCTCAGTTGACGTTTGGTATATGTTGGCGAAAACTGGGCTACGACAAGACAAGATTAACGCTACAACAAGCGTTAATGTTACCTGCTCCAAATCGAACATCAAGTGCAGTTAATGCAGGTTCGCCCATGTCACAAGAAACCCTGGAAGGTGGAATGTTCTGTCCCAGAACAATCGCTCCAGTGACACCCTACACACCAGCGTCTCCTGGTCCCGGAATTGTTCCTACGTTACAGTAAAGCAAAATCATTTCATGAATAAGGAAAAgttcattaaataaaatttgtaggAACATTGTTTCTACCGTCAATCTGGGATGCAAGTTGGACCTGAAGCAAATTTGCATTGCACGCTCGCAATGCAGAGTACAACCCCAAACGATTCGCAGCCGTGATTATGCGAATCCGTGAGCCTAGGACGACAGCTCTCATCTTCAGTTCCGGGAAAATGGTGTGCACGGGAGCAAAATCTGAAGAAGAATCAAGATTAGCATCCAGAAAATACGCTAGAATAGCATTAAAACATATGACATTCGGGCAAACATTTCGAGACGACCCTGGGCCCTGGATGACGTACATAATATACTTGCCTTTTCTTTATCCTTTCAATGCTTCCCAACCTGCCCATGGCCAACCCCAACCTGTTGGACAAAAATGACGTTTCTCCACTTCATTTGGCTTTTCATCATTCAGACAAGCCAGATATAATCAATTTACTTTTGGAAGCTAAATTAAAGGAAAGTCAAGGAGACGAAAAAAGATTGACCAGTTGGAAATGGCAGTAAAGAACAACTGCTCTACATAGTGCCACCATCACATTGCTATACTAACTTTTACCCAACATCTATTCTCAAAGAATTGAAATCGCTTAAAGTGCCAAAATATATCCAGCAACAAGTGGATGCAGTCAACAATGagcttttatttgttgatatttCCCCCACATTTATCCTTATTTCCCCACATTTCGATTTGccttctgttaaaaaaaacgaaagaaacgtCAAATCCATCCTTCCATTCAAATTTAGGTGCGTCAACTCAACACAGCCTGACAACGAGTGGTGCAATTAcccccagaaaaaaatattataatccGCTTAAATACGCCGAACGATGAACAAAACATGTGATAGAAAATGTAATCTGAGATTTTGGTATAGGGGTTAGCGTCTAGCCACACATAGTTTTGCTTCTgttgatttcatttactttttgtAGTCTCAGCTcggaatgaaaattaaatacatgACTAATCTGCTTGCGCACTAATAACATTTCACTATCATTTCGCGGCTACGAGGATCGAAGTTTAGCTTCGCACAAGAGAGCGGAACGAACTTTTCCAAAATATCGGCTCGGCATGTGGACGGGAGcggaaagaatagaaaagtaaatcaacgaaaatgaaaacaaactacTCGTGCAGACATTCAGACACGAGTTGTGCTGCGAGCGGAGAAACGGGATTCAAATTTGAGATGCGAGGAGCGGcgcaataattaattcaactaGCCACAAAACCTATTTCGAGCGGCCGGAATGAAAACGATGACCACGGCATCGGGGAGAAGCCCATCACaatttaaatatgaaaaactcTAGATTGAAAAGGTAAAATCATTTCCTACCTGGGAGTCGGTGTACACCTGACTGTCAGTCCCTGCATCGGCAATAAGTTGGGCGAACTGGATAGCATGTGCTCCATCCCAGTCGGCTGAAAGCAAATGAAAACTTCCTATTTCTGGGATCTCATTTTGTGGCTCCAGTAAATCTATTAAGAGGACCAAGTatcaaactaaaaattaaatcgtcgtttttagaaatattttgcAGAGACTACCCAGAAGAATAAACACTTCTCCTGACAGCACTGCAAATGACATCTTCACAGCAGCCCAGCAGGTTGATCGTTGCTGGATTTTCCCCACTATTTCTACACACTTTCGAATCCCCGGACTTTTTGTCTAGAACCTACAAGTAGACAcaaagaattaatttaaacataatttgatttttatggtTGTCAGGTAAATTGATTCACGTGAATTAAAACAATCGATGTCTCTTCGACCTTATTCCATGGTTCAAATTATATCTTCTGAACTCGCAAACTGCTGACATTATGTGCTTTGgctgcttcattttttttttcatattcgtGTCTTAACTTAATagcttcgttttcttttttcacaatttcttttaattcgtCTCTAGAATTTAACTTCTCTTTCGTATCATCCAATTCCTTTTGCAGAGCAGCCATTTTCTTCGTGGCTTGTCTGCTTGTGTGCTGAATTGCTTGACTATCGTCAGACGTCGAATCGTCTGTCAAAAGAATTATGCTTTGATCCTAGAAAATACAAAGTTAGTAGTTCCTAAGGCGAAATGTCGACGTTTAACTCTTCGAACAACTTGTTTATTTGACGATGTTTTTTTGAGCAGGCGAACGAAACAGCTAACTGCTGAATACTCCGAGTTCCAACGGGTATCATTTTTTAGAACGAAAAGCCTTCCCAAGGAACGCATAATTATGCATAAAATATGCAAATCCTAACAAGAACAGGCTATAGCGAAACTGCCACGATCGCTTGCGATCGGACCTGTCAGAACCGAAATCAAGAGACGGTATAAATGGGTAAGTGGGAAATAACGGCGTAGTTCTCACACCCATCAGCAGACATCAAGCTTCATGCCTAATCAAATTCAAGCTGCGAGGGAGATTGAAAGATGAATCAGGATCGGGTCAATGGCCAATGAGTTTTCTAGACAAAAGTTTCCGGCGGGGCCCTGCTGTAACAACCCAAGTGTAAACAGCTCTTTCCAGCAGAGAAATTATGAATCCTGCACCACCATTCATCGCATTGCAGTACAGACGTCAATTAATTAACTATTTTAATCAACCCTTATcgccaaaaaatataaaagaaataatattttttcccaaCGGCGCATGAGACTAGCTGAAAAACACTCAACCAGTCACACCCAACCAAACTGTTCATCGATTTTTTTACGACACAACCTCACACGAGAAGAAGATTCAAATGGTATTAGATGGTCAACATACTTTTGACTGCTTATGGGTGGAGCTTATTCATTTCGTGGAATCGTTCGAAATGGGGAGTTGGCCAAAAGATTTCGCCTTGTTCCATCTCCGTCTTATCGCGGTCCTCCCTgcatcaagaaaaataaaaaatacaaaagttgTATTCCATTGGAAATAATGCACTGTGACTATATCATCAACTGCCACACAGAAATTCAACCCAATACGAGCATGacatttaaaatgaatgaGTGCATGAGACTCGGCATCAAAGATTAAAAAGAGGCTCGTCTCtacggaaaagagaaaagctcGGAGACAGGAAGATCAATAGATACCACATATGCTTATGCATTAATGCAAATCAGATTCCATATTTTTGTTACGTACTAACGTACATCACATCCAACtaatttgatattattattgccTGCATCCTCATCCAATTGCATGAGGATTGGTAGTAAACGTTATGAGAAAAATCTCCCTCACGCTCTATGAGAGTGACGAAGTTAATGTGCAGTTCATTCGCGACTAAAATCCTAAAAATCGGGGTCCAATTTACTGAAAGAACACCTCCTCTTTcactatttatttcaatgcTCAAGCATGTCAAAAATTGCCACAAGCTTTTTCGCTCTAACGCGCAAACTCAAAGGGAAGGGAGGAGATGCAACAGGAATACAATAAAACGGGATCCGCAAAGTTTCCGCTTCGACACACATCGGAACACATCCTTTGAGATGAGAGCCCGATCCATTTCATCACATTCACATAGCAATTCCCACATCTAATTGGGGGaactataaaacaaaaaggtaggGCTGCTAATTATTGTAATTGTATGGCCAAATGCCTAAACTGCACCgtgtaaaaattatttaggaTCACCTTATTCGATTGACAGCAATTAGACCGTGGGGAATTATGAACAGCAGTCATCAAGGTGAAGTTGTCCTCGCTTCAAACGGAGAAATACACAACCCTATCAATCTAGGTATCGTCTCTGTAATTATCAAGTGCCTCTGCTGTTCCATCGGAATTCCTCTCAACACGTCCATCGCTGTCACAATCACTCGGTTTCGCCGTCTTCGATGCCGACCAAGAAACTTTTTCCTGCTGGCCATTATCTTGTCCTACTTGTCGTTCTTTATCCCGCCCGCAATCGAACTCATTTACTGGGCTCTGTACCCGGAAGAATCCCTGTGTCGTGTATATGTCGCCGTTTCTATTGCGCCGCAAGGTCTCTTACTAACCAACATGCTCTTGGCTCTGACTGATAGATATTTAGCCATTAATCACCCCCTGTTGCATCGAGCGAAAATGACGAACCGATTAGCGGTTTATTTAATTATCATCTGTTCATTGTTAACGGTTTTTCTCATGAAATTTGTCTACATCGTCCGACTGGGCATTCTACGTTGCGAAGTATGGCTAGTTCACACCAAAATCAATGGCgttgttttaattattctaTTTACATCGTGTACCGTGCTGAATGTCATCATCTATCGACAAACAAAGGCTCTCCTACGTGAATCCCGAACCCTTCCGGCGACACAGGATGAAAGAGATCCCTCAAATGAAAGCCCCAATGTTAACAATGACGCCACAGCCGTTACCCCGATGCGCATTCATGCCGATAGAGATAAACTAAGCGAAATGGAACTGAAAGCTACACGAACTTTGGTGATTGGGGTGGCATCTCTCTGCGTTATGCCCTGCATAGCTCTCATTTTTATCGCATCTTACTTTGCTTGTCGGCTTGTTTCCGGTAAACTGGCATGCAGTCACTTTACCGGACTAGGACCCTTCATGAAAGATATTAGTTTGACTCCCGCTGTTTACGGCCCTATCATATTTCTAGTAAGAAACAGAGAGCTTAGAGCAGCATACAA
Encoded proteins:
- the LOC124200529 gene encoding D(1) dopamine receptor-like, with amino-acid sequence MNSSHQGEVVLASNGEIHNPINLGIVSVIIKCLCCSIGIPLNTSIAVTITRFRRLRCRPRNFFLLAIILSYLSFFIPPAIELIYWALYPEESLCRVYVAVSIAPQGLLLTNMLLALTDRYLAINHPLLHRAKMTNRLAVYLIIICSLLTVFLMKFVYIVRLGILRCEVWLVHTKINGVVLIILFTSCTVLNVIIYRQTKALLRESRTLPATQDERDPSNESPNVNNDATAVTPMRIHADRDKLSEMELKATRTLVIGVASLCVMPCIALIFIASYFACRLVSGKLACSHFTGLGPFMKDISLTPAVYGPIIFLVRNRELRAAYNFLG